The following proteins are encoded in a genomic region of Leptospira yasudae:
- a CDS encoding LA_1694 family PerA/PerB upregulated protein, with the protein MLVDRKLRILPFWLLVCTFQFDCIQESASNPSLQLALIEGQLHVTPKPEVPTIKACLVSTQIASGKITTCYELEKDRCNLDFFNNIKTQTTLQNRRDDLTFISINFSNCAAGTAPLFLKYSNLQPPASMLWKDSFGFDGANVESQFQFTNQKSCKELGLQTAPYIGGGFNRLLNSEEVSQLDGLEAELSLIPATTPACMNDLNFNPNLIALTQNIKNGSLLRGITCAHQNGSGYPICPWKQ; encoded by the coding sequence ATGCTGGTAGACCGTAAACTCCGCATTCTACCGTTCTGGCTTTTGGTTTGCACATTCCAGTTTGATTGTATTCAAGAAAGCGCATCCAACCCGAGTCTGCAACTCGCCCTGATCGAAGGGCAATTGCATGTAACTCCCAAGCCGGAGGTTCCTACGATCAAGGCTTGTCTTGTCAGTACGCAGATCGCAAGCGGCAAGATTACGACCTGTTACGAATTGGAAAAGGACCGATGCAATCTCGACTTTTTCAACAATATTAAAACGCAGACTACCTTGCAGAACCGAAGGGACGATCTTACCTTTATCAGCATCAACTTCTCCAATTGTGCGGCGGGAACTGCGCCCTTATTTCTAAAATATTCCAATTTGCAGCCACCGGCTTCGATGCTCTGGAAAGACTCGTTCGGATTCGACGGTGCAAATGTGGAATCCCAGTTTCAATTCACAAATCAGAAAAGCTGCAAGGAACTCGGATTGCAAACGGCTCCCTATATCGGCGGAGGCTTCAATCGATTGCTCAACTCGGAAGAAGTATCTCAACTCGACGGTCTCGAAGCGGAGCTATCGCTCATTCCCGCAACGACTCCGGCTTGTATGAACGACTTAAATTTTAATCCGAATCTGATCGCTCTTACACAAAACATAAAGAACGGATCTCTTCTGCGGGGTATCACATGCGCCCATCAAAACGGAAGCGGTTATCCGATTTGTCCTTGGAAACAATGA
- the rpmG gene encoding 50S ribosomal protein L33, producing the protein MREIIKLVCQEPGCSKGRSTYLLTKNKKAKTEKLVTKKFCKFCRKHTEYKETKV; encoded by the coding sequence ATGAGAGAAATTATCAAGCTCGTTTGTCAGGAACCAGGCTGTTCCAAAGGAAGAAGCACCTACCTTCTTACTAAGAACAAAAAAGCCAAAACTGAAAAATTGGTTACTAAAAAGTTCTGCAAATTTTGTAGAAAACACACCGAATACAAGGAAACTAAGGTCTAA
- a CDS encoding TraR/DksA family transcriptional regulator encodes MTAKKPAPAYDKKALQEISELLLERKNALLEKYAHWEDNSRPSGLKEMGDIADIASEINEETLSSVLSEAEIETIREIDVALEKIEDGTYGICEGTGKKIPIARLKAIPWTRYTVEFAETLSKGKGFSRKSNAGSLTGAYKIPSDMDSMDD; translated from the coding sequence ATGACTGCAAAAAAACCGGCACCGGCATACGACAAAAAAGCTCTTCAAGAAATTTCAGAGCTTCTCCTCGAGAGAAAAAACGCTCTCTTGGAAAAGTATGCCCACTGGGAAGACAACAGCAGACCGTCCGGCCTGAAAGAAATGGGCGATATCGCCGATATCGCCTCGGAAATCAACGAAGAGACCTTAAGCTCGGTTCTTTCCGAAGCGGAAATCGAAACGATCCGCGAAATTGATGTCGCTTTAGAAAAAATCGAAGACGGCACATACGGAATCTGCGAAGGAACCGGTAAAAAAATTCCGATCGCACGTTTGAAAGCGATCCCATGGACTCGTTACACCGTGGAATTTGCGGAAACTCTTTCTAAAGGAAAGGGATTCTCCCGCAAAAGCAACGCTGGAAGTCTTACCGGCGCTTACAAAATCCCATCCGACATGGATTCGATGGACGACTGA